CACTTGCAACGGGAAATTGGGGAGACCAAAAAAAGGCTATGCaggtaaaaaattttgaattaaatttacaatatatgtaatatcaaacagtatttattttggaaattttgaCTGAATTTAGTCACGAGCTGGTGTATCTCAAGTGTTGAATCGATACACATTTGCATCCACTTTATCTCATTTGAGGAGATGTAATACTCCAATGGGAAGAGATGGAAAAATTGCAAAACCTCGTCAATTACATAATACTCACTGGGGTATGGTATGTCCTTCTGAAACTCCTGAAGGGCAAGCTTGCGGTCTCGTAAAGAATTTATCTTTAATGTCGTACATTTCCGTTGGAAGCGCATCAAAAccaattattgattttttggAAGAATATGGAATGATTAATTTGAATCAACAATTTGATCCTGCAAATATCAGAGACAATGCAAAAGTTTTTGTCAATGGTAAATGGGTAGGAATATCATCTTCACCCGAACAATTGTCATATACTCTTAAAGGTTTACGAAGAACTGTTGACGTAAGCCCTGAAGTTAGTGTCGTTAGAGATATTCGAGAGAAAGAGTTAAGAATATATACCGATGCTGGAAGAGTGTGCCGACCCTTATTTATTGTTGAAAGTGCGCgcttaaaaataacaaaaggaCTTATTCAAAAACTGGATGTATATAAAATGGTGAGAATAATGTTTAtggttaatttaattactacCGTATTTTTATTCATGTTGTAACGAATTAATTCATCtgtaattatagaaaaatcgTCAAGCTGGACAAGTCGAAGAATCAGATGACGATTtgtttgatgatgatgaaaatatagATGATGACATGGAAGAGGAGGATATTGATAATCCAGAGCAGTCATCCAGGAGAagacgaaaaaagaaaaagtcatCATTTGGGTGGCaagaattaatttcaaatagtGTTGTAGAATATATTGATGCTGAAGAAGAAGAAACTGTTATGATTTGTATGACACCAGAAGATTTAGCGTCATCAAGGGTTTTCCATGAAACTGGTGAAGTAAAGCAAGAAAAAGCACATGAAAGAGATATAGCAGCACGCGTAAAAACtgatacaaatttaaaaatatatacttgGACTCATTGTGAAATTCATCCTAGTATGATTTTGGGGATTTGTGCCAGTATTATTCCTTTCCCTGATCATAATCAAGTAAGTATAaacctaaaagaaattattattttacaaattttcttaatccattttataaaaatagtccCCTCGTAATACGTATCAATCAGCTATGGGTAAACAAGCTATGGGTATTTATGTAACAAACTATCAATTAAGGATGGACACTTTAGCAAACATTTTGTATTATCCACAAAAACCTGTAGTAACAACAAGAGCAATggaatttttaagatttcgTGAATTACCAGCAGGTCAAAATGCTATTGTTGCCATTCTTTGTTATAGTGGTTACAATCAAGAAGATTCTGTTATTATGAATCAAAGTAGTATTGATAGAGGTTTATTTAGGAGTATTTTTTACAGAAGTTATATGGATCAAGAAAAGAAAGTGGTAAGTAGAAAAAATGGTGTATACTTTATTCAATATGACGATTATTTATGAATCCCTCAATTTATAGGGAATGCTGActattgaagaatttgaaaagcCGACAAAAGAAACTACTCTCCGTCTTAAACATGGGACATATGAAAAATTGGAAGATGATGGATTAATTGCCCCCGGGACAAGAGTATCTGGTGACGACATAATTATTGGAAAAGTAACTCCGATTTCGAACGAGACTTTAGAACTTGGCCAAAGACAGACTACACATGTTCAAAGAGATGCTTCTACACCAATGAGAAGTACAGAAACTGGTATTGTTGATCAAGTAATGGTGACAACAAATGCTGAAGGAATGAAATTTGTTAAAGTGAGAGTCAGAAGTACAAGAGTACCGCAGATGGGAGGtaaatagattttattaatatattattttgatttatatttgatataaattaatatatattttgtagACAAGTTTGCTAGTAGGCATGGACAAAAAGGAACAATTGGTATTACATATCGTCAAGAAGATATGCCTTTTACAGCCGAAGGGATTGCACCGGACCTTGTCATTAATCCTCATGCTATTCCAAGTCGTATGACGATTGGTCATTTGGTTGAATGTTTGTTAGGAAAGGTaacgaaatataaatattaataattatttatcgtcaatttcattattaattattttgtaatctATTTGAAGGTTTCCACCTTAACAGGACAGGAAGGGGATGCAACTCCCTTTACGGATGTGACAGTCGAAGCTATTTCTCAAAGCTTAAGACTACAGGGATATCAATCAAGAGGTTTTGAAGTAATGTATAATGGACATACAGGACGTAAATTAGCTGCACAAGTATTTTTAGGACCAACTTATTATCAACGGCTAAAACATATGGTGGATGACAAGATTCAGTAtgtatactttaattaataattaataattaataattcataatcTCATACCGTTTATAAATTTAGCTCGCGTGCAAGAGGCCCTGTACAAATTTTAACACGTCAACCTGTTGAAGGTCGTAGTCGTGATGGTGGATTACGTTTTGGTGAAATGGAACGTGACTGTATGATTTCTCATGGAACTGCCATGTTCTTAAAGGTAATTTATGAATTctataagataattttaatttttactgctttcaattgatttatttcattcaataaaattttttaaactatagGAACGTTTGTTTGATGCATCAGATGCTTATCGTGTCCATGTATGTGATATATGTGGATTAATGGCCATTGCAAATCTTAAGAAAAATACTTTTGAATGTAAAGCTTGTAAAAATACTACACAGGTCTGTGACTATatgttcattttcttttttaattttcaatttttttaatatgtatatatatattttttgtaattttgtaattagaTATCACAAATTCATATACCATATgcatgtaaattattattccaaGAATTAATGGCAATGAATATTTCACCACGTTTATTCACATAACTCatcaaatataaatgaaaggtattttattatttttatttttttgaagattatcattatattattaattcagatatatatttactatatatatagagaccctgattttattttttatttaaagcaaATATAGAATGAAACTATAGAAAAACTATTGtatatttttggttaaaataagataatttgaattatctaattttattaaataatatttaattttttatcaattttatttatcaataaatttaacaaaactttaataatattattttagattataataaattaaactagaaatttatcaaataaaaatctaaaaatttgttaaattatattcattttagtTACTTATTtcatatgtattttatatattacatttttttattctgtaatattatttgttataattttaaaataaaattaatatataattttaatgtatatATCTGCTAGCTGGATGGGCAAAtacaattattgtataatatatgaatttatcattaaagaaaggtatatatatattaaaaaaaaaataaaataaaatttatatataagtggattttattcttatataagTTACAgttgttatattaaataaagtattaataaatttataaaaaccaATACAGCAGCCaacttttataaatacattatatataaatgcaTATCCcttatatttacattatacaATATTACATGATTTTGAAAGTTTCATCTATATAGTATTCtttctaaatatatatatataatttaataatttctgtataatttttagttaatgTAAGATTAAAAAGCTTAAAAACTGTGGATATGATTtgttttaacaataaaatgcagaaaaatatatcaaattaataggtgaagttgaaatattacaattgattaatcattttttattctaataggttatattacaattttagtattttgtacaattttctttaattatataacaaagccagttttattatatttttttacagtcaatccatttttattatagcagTATATTGGCAATATTATAATGCTTTGATTTATTATagcaaattatatattttttattacttaaattatcattttttattttgaaaatttctataaaaataaaatatcatttttttatacaacagaaatcaattaaatcagtaataattctattttgatgttacattaatatattatcttaataaataatagtaattttcacaataatttactttatatatataattttttaattcaaataataaaaaaaaaataaaaaaaaataaataaatgtttttttttctttttttccgtggtttcttttttttttttaatggaatATGTATTATTAGTTTAAGAATCAccagaacaaaaaaaaaaatatctagtgtcacaaaaaaaagtaaaaaaatagataccaataaaaaagctctatatatacataaaaattcaTGGTTCAAAAacgaaataataaaacaaactgacaatctaaaaatttttaaataaggtcCAGTGACACAAACAACAATAATACATATATGTCTATCTATATATGTTTTAATACATGTACCAATAAAGCcgaagttaataaatattatacacaagaaagaaaataaataaaaaagaatatatttaagCTTACTTTTaggattatttttatatatcacaTATCTCTACTCATAAGACTGTAATCCAATAAGAACATATCCAAATCCTTCCAGCCTCCACCAACCCGAACCATGACTTTTTTACTTGAAGCATAGTTCATTAAACGACAAAGATAAATTTTCCTGTCACGTCCCCCTCCTTCACtcccaaaataatatttatcgtTTCCAGCACGTTCTACTTTAACCGATAATGGAGAAGAGTTTACTACCTTAGCAACTTCAATATCAAGTGGATCATTTTTAAGTGGCGTATATTGTGGAGAATGATAATCAATCGCCATTTTTGACAATGAATCAGTTAACGGAGTCATTGGACGCTCATCACCTTCAGGAGTTATAGGTCTTGATAAACTGCTTGTGACTGAAGAAGGAGTTGGTGATCTCAACGGTTGACGTTTTGGAGGTGGAGAAACCATGCTTAAACGTGATAAAGAAGCGGTCATGCCAGGTTGCGGAGTGCTTGCTTGAGGGAGGAAAGACCTCATTCCTGCACGCGAAGTCGACCTAGAAGCTAAACCCATACTAGTAACAGGACGTGGAATAGCTGATGGATGCATGCGATCGCCAGGTGTCATTGGTCTACCCGTTGTAGGAGAACGTATAGGTGATTCGGATCTCGTGGAAGATTTTGATCGTCCATTTCTCGGTTGGGGAGATGATGCACGTTCACGATAATAAGGATTACCatgatcattattattgtatGAAGGACCATAAGGTCCATAATGTGAATTATAAGGCGAATGATTATATTGTGAACTCCAAGGATTTCGATCTGATAGTGGCGGGGGACTTACAGACCTACCATTTGGAGCTAGATAAGAACGACCCCCTCCCGGACTTGTAGCTCGTGGTGAAGGAGATTTTGAACGTAAAGGAGATCCTGTATTATTTCTTGGTGGAGATAATGAACGTTCATATTCAGATGGTGACATTACCCTTCTGTATGGCGATAGTGCTCTTTGACCTTTCGGAGGCGAACTAGATTCTGGCGTATATTTTTCTCTAGAAGGTTTCATATTGGGAGACATTGGAGGTGAAGAAGCAATTGAAGAAGGTATTGAAGATGGAGGGGAGCTATTTGAAAAAAGTGAAGCATCTAGTACAGATTCTAATGAAGGCATTTCCTTTTGAACTTCAGAAACACCGTCAAGAATAACATCCCAACGTTCTTTCATcgctttatattttttaattgcatcCCAATCTCTTGTCTTCTGATTATTAATCCCATCAGCAAGCATCCTAAGCATTTTAGTTACAGTTgggatataatattttcttttagcatcaaaacttttataaaGTCTTTGGAAATTTTTAGGAGTTATAGTTATGGATTGTTGTTGTGGTTGCTGTTGTTGATATTGTGAATCTCTCGAATAAGATTTTTGATTGTGTTTTGTTTGTTGAAATAGTTTTAAAGGTGAATCGGATCTACTAGAAGCTCTAGTGATAAAGTCCTTACATTGTTTAACGGCTCTTTCAAGTGAATCCATCATTTGAGTAGCGTTACTGGTTACCTGTTTAAAAACTCCTAACCATTTGTCTTCTTTACATTCTTCTCTCAAAGAATCCATTTCATGTTTTAATGCTTCCcatttattggttaaaatattattctttttcaataatacTCCATTAGGATCTGATGGTGCATTCGGTGCTGATAAACGAGATCTTAAATACTCTATACGTGCTGATAATGGTTCTAAACGAGAATCAAGTTTCATTAATGCAACATCAGCACGCGAGCTAAACTCGTTATGagaattgttattaaaatttgacgACGAAGCAGGTGTCATAGACATATTTCGTGTAGTTGGACTGGAACTAAGTTTTGGAAATGGAAATTCACCGTCAGTTAAACCGCTATGACGTTGTTCCTGGTATTCGAAAATACTAGTATTTAATTCTTCTATCGAAGCTAAAATCTGATCCATTGTTTCCATTAGTTCACGTCTTTGTTTTGACTCGGACATTTCTTTCTTAACCCTTCcgaaaaaagtttttacatCAACCCAATCAGTTTGAATTCTATCAAGTGTATCCTTAACGTCTTTACATCTTTCTTCATCAGTTGGTTGCTTCAGGTTGTCGAGTACTGTCTGTGATAATTCTTGAAGTAAGTCAACATTTGGAGCAAATTTATGTATTAAGACGTCCATTTCACTAACGTTTTTTACACTCATTCCTTCCTTTACATCAAGCTCTAAAGCAAATATAGCAACATTAGCATATTCAAGCCAAAGGTCAATCTTTTTAGCTGCAGCATGGAAAGTATCTATTAGGTTTGATACAGGTAAGTCAGTTGATAGTGCGAGATAAATGTTTTCATTTGGTACTTCTAGTTGGTAAAGAGTTTGTACATGGTGGGCAAAAGACTGCATATCAGTAGTTGAACCGAGCCGCTCAGCGGAAGGTAGAAAGTTTTGTCGAATTGAGAGTGGTTCTGGCATATGGGACATTGAATATGTTCTTTGCCCAAAGAACCCAAATGTTTTTTGGGGGAAATTTTGGACTTTATTTTCGTTGTGTTGTACGAAAAATTGAAGCACAAAAGGCGTGTaccatatatatttatatgtgtaatttataaaatacatttgtATTTGGCACCtgtaaaatattactaaatttacttattgtatattattataaacaaattgaaACGAGAAGCTACACAAAACCTTGAATTACCCAATAGAACTGTTGATATCTGTGTTTGCCTATGACTGTCAAAACTTGTTGCTtgactttataataaaattcaaatatgtCAAACTTCCAATGTTCACAATTTGTTATATTAGGATTAGATGACGTAAAGTACACCATTAAAACTTACTCAAAATAGAAACGAATGCAAAGGTCAAAAAATGACGGGTAAATATTAGCTTGTCAGATGATCGactcataaataataatataaaaagtctttttatttataaataaatagctaaatataaattttttttttctctaccACAAATCAACTTTCGtttcaaatgatttattttccCTTGTCTCCCAATAACCACCTTTATAAACCCATTctccattttcaaatttaaaccATTGTGGTTCCCAGGATTTACcttctttttctaaatatttacgAAAGTCACGTTGTTTTTGTTCAACACGAAGTTTTTCAGCTTCAGCTTTCTCCAAATGACCTTCTTCAAATAATCTTTGATCTGATCTAAATCTTGTATCTGTATTTGGCAATACATCAACTAAATCTGGTGTTAACTCATTTAATTCAACTGCAAACTGCGAAAATCCATAATATTGCTCATGTTCTGGTATTGGAGGATTGGCTTTCCAAATAACTTCTAATTGATTTTGTCCTATTtcatgaaatattatttcagtCCATCTTCCTACTATCTTTCCACACTTGCCTCCTTTAGCATTGTATAATGCTCCTACAATCTCACTTTTCGGTCCGCTGCTCCATAATCCACTTTGATTAAATGTTACATCACATGCTTCTCCTGTTGtttgattttgaattttcatcACTCCAGTATGTTCCAAATATTTTGTGCCAGATATCATATTACGCATCCATGTAGTAGTTTTTGAAAATGTAAAATGGTCGTTATATTTTGGAATAGTAACATGTATTGTGCCTGATGGAATAATTTCctagaataaaatattttttagatacaATTTTAATGGAAGgagtttaattataaattaatctcACCATTGATTTACcccaaaattttgttttagcTTTTGTATCTTGCCAAAATTGCCAATTTGATGACTCCGCATGACAAGCCATTATAGGTGGATAGTGGCTAACTTTTTCAGATATGAACTTAAAACCTTTGTCTGGCCGAACTAATTCAAAAGTTTCCCCATGAAGGGGGTTAAAAGGTTTTCGAAGTGCTCTATATTGAGTAAATGCATATCCTGAAACTGCAAATGCTGATACATAAATCAATCTAGTAATAGAATCATCAAAAGTAGCTGCCTTATCTAACAAATCACTATATTCCAGCTCTTCTGCCATTCTTTGTAAGGCATTAAGAGGTTCGTTAAGAGATATCGGCATAGCTATCGTTGATAAATCTTTACCAACATTTTTTCGAAGAATAGACAATAGACTAACATCCTCACCGCATACTGGAGATGGTAAACATTTTCTCCTTCGAATTATCGTCGATCTGTTAATGTTAGATTTgtcatcaatattatcatcatcaatagATTTCTCTTCAGTCGTCTCTTCTGTAATTGAACCATCAGTAACTGCTTCATCTTCAGTTTCATCCTCAATAATCTCATTATCACTATCAGTCGTATCTTTCAATTCAATATCTTCAGCATCAAAGAATACTTCAGCAGAACCCGTGTTTACTGTGCTAAATGATCCAGCTCGATTATTCCTTATTTCTCCTATATCTTCAGTACTAGATTTTTCAGATAATAACACTTCTTGTTGCATTTGTTCAGGGACATCTGTAAGTTGCCTGTCAGATAAAATCTTTCGTAACTCTGCGTGCTCAACTACAAGTTTACGATATGCATTATCAAGTTGTTTCCATCTTTCAATCTCGCCCCGTAAGAATTCAAAAGCTTGCTCTTTATCCGTTTTCAAAGTTGAAAATGTGGTATATAACTTTTCATAAATTTGATCCAGTGACATTGGAATTGAAGtttgtgatgatgatgattgtTCTAATGTAGTTGAacctataaattaaaaaatatataaataaacatatagatatcaatataaaatacaaaattaaaaaaaaaattatatctttaattaCCTCGCTGTAACGAAAgagggaatttttttaatcggaattTCCCTTCGACATTTGGACTTTGGCGTCCTGGAGAGGTTATATTTTCgacagaatttttaaaataatctaatatttcttttatgtcCTTGAACCCATTATCCATACTATTAAATATGCCATATATTTTTCCAAGATCTTCgtccaatttattatttagtcggAAAAAACTTTGTGGATCTCTATGAAGGCTATTCCTTCtatctaataataaactttGACGTTTAATATACATGCTTTGCCTCCTTTCAAAATCCGTGGACTGGCGAGGAGATGTCATTTTCGGATATTCTGGATCATTAAGCTGCAGTTCTTTTGATATGTTCACATATTTACGAATGATTTTCATCCATCCATCAAAATCTTCATTTGTAAGTGCTTTCAAATGATAGGTAGCAGTTCCAGAATCCAAATTGATTGAGCAAAAATTTGCATTAGAAGATACTGCAGAAAGTGCAATATATATCGTTCCACGGCAAGGTCCGTGAGGATGTGCATAATATGACAACACTCCATTGTCTATTTGTACCCAGCGTTTTGCCCAtcctatttaaaaatataaaaaaaatgaattttttttttttattattttttcctgtaaaataactttaaagGATACTTAATTTTCACCTTGCatttttttcctcttttttttcagCATCCATCCACTAATTTCTGGCTGAGATTCTTCTTGTCGATTTTCTGCTCCTgtttataattgataatatagtttctaaaatattacttaACTGATTCGTCGTCTATAAATAATCTCCAAATTTTCTAATTccttatttataatacttgCCATCTTTTAAAGCTACAAAAAAAGTCAACGCCTTTGAAGTATTACGTGAAAACGagttatcttttttaaatgaaaaataaaataaaactaaatttaataaatcaataataatattttccaattaaaacataatttaaaacaaaatatctTACCGAAACATAAACAGTAAGTCCCTTCTTCTTGCACTAGATAACTACCTTTAATTGTAGTAGATGCTGAATTATAATGTTCAATTGGTAAGATTTCCTTCAAATCAggatcattaataatttgagCAGACACTGACTTTTTGCGTCCGCGATTGAAGACAGGACTAGTGGGTTGAAGGGATTGAGCAGAGGTTGAATCATTCAGCGTAGCACCTAATTCCGTATTGTTTTCTCCAGATGCTTCTTCATTATCGTCAGTATCATTTGTATCAATAGAAGTTCTGCTGACCCCACTTGCAACGCTATGTAAACTCGTTCTAGATTTAGTTGTTGATAGAGCGGGTGTATTATTTTGTCTTATTGAAACGGGCGATAAATGCCCACTCTCCATGGGCGTAAGAACTTCTGTAGCTGAGTTTGTTGTAGATGCAGCTATGAAAACATTTCTTGCTGAAACAGCTGGTCCTTTTC
The Rhizophagus irregularis chromosome 19, complete sequence DNA segment above includes these coding regions:
- a CDS encoding DNA-dependent RNA polymerase II, whose amino-acid sequence is MEDNYSYNINMLDQSDFENVEQMQYESFEGEEVYQADSELEPDINQEDCWTVISSFFHDKGLVRQQLDSFDEFVQNTMQEIVDENKNLVLQTVAGNQGGEGDKAKRYYIRFGQVYLSKPTMTEADGSVQAMFPQEARLRNLTYAAPLYVNMKEETMIADPRAPENRGKATLNEMFDEDDLKYDPEESSYDKVFVGKIPVMLKSTFCVLHGLDDKSLYALNECPYDQGGYFIINGSEKVLIAQERMASNTVYVFAKSPPSPYSFTAEIKSAIEKGSKLISSLMIKLLAKTAEKGATGQSIQATMPYIKKDVPVVIAFRALGAVSDQDFLQYVCYDHSDTQMLEALKPCIEEAFAVQSMEVAADWIGRRGTATGATRDKRIKYAKDILQKELLPHVSTEYGCEKRKAFFLGYMVHRLLLAALGRRELDDRDHYGKKRMDLAGPLLASLFRMLFKKLTKDVSAYLRKCIDGNREFNLNLAIKAQTITNGLKYSLATGNWGDQKKAMQSRAGVSQVLNRYTFASTLSHLRRCNTPMGRDGKIAKPRQLHNTHWGMVCPSETPEGQACGLVKNLSLMSYISVGSASKPIIDFLEEYGMINLNQQFDPANIRDNAKVFVNGKWVGISSSPEQLSYTLKGLRRTVDVSPEVSVVRDIREKELRIYTDAGRVCRPLFIVESARLKITKGLIQKLDVYKMKNRQAGQVEESDDDLFDDDENIDDDMEEEDIDNPEQSSRRRRKKKKSSFGWQELISNSVVEYIDAEEEETVMICMTPEDLASSRVFHETGEVKQEKAHERDIAARVKTDTNLKIYTWTHCEIHPSMILGICASIIPFPDHNQSPRNTYQSAMGKQAMGIYVTNYQLRMDTLANILYYPQKPVVTTRAMEFLRFRELPAGQNAIVAILCYSGYNQEDSVIMNQSSIDRGLFRSIFYRSYMDQEKKVGMLTIEEFEKPTKETTLRLKHGTYEKLEDDGLIAPGTRVSGDDIIIGKVTPISNETLELGQRQTTHVQRDASTPMRSTETGIVDQVMVTTNAEGMKFVKVRVRSTRVPQMGDKFASRHGQKGTIGITYRQEDMPFTAEGIAPDLVINPHAIPSRMTIGHLVECLLGKVSTLTGQEGDATPFTDVTVEAISQSLRLQGYQSRGFEVMYNGHTGRKLAAQVFLGPTYYQRLKHMVDDKIHSRARGPVQILTRQPVEGRSRDGGLRFGEMERDCMISHGTAMFLKERLFDASDAYRVHVCDICGLMAIANLKKNTFECKACKNTTQISQIHIPYACKLLFQELMAMNISPRLFT